The proteins below are encoded in one region of Armatimonadota bacterium:
- a CDS encoding cupin domain-containing protein, producing the protein MSFFAALAPTGFLETAMPDYIYRTIEEAPSVPCPCGTSTRIITRADTPTANVHVTSIRDSARHYHREATEIYYILDGTGSMELGTDSVELKPGVTIMIPPGVVHRAYGDVRCLVVGVPAWTHDDEFFCEE; encoded by the coding sequence TTGTCGTTCTTCGCTGCGCTCGCGCCTACAGGGTTTCTGGAGACCGCGATGCCCGACTACATCTACCGTACCATCGAAGAAGCTCCGAGCGTCCCCTGTCCATGCGGTACGAGCACCCGCATCATCACTCGGGCGGATACTCCTACCGCCAACGTCCATGTCACGAGCATCCGGGATTCGGCCAGGCATTACCATAGAGAAGCTACGGAGATATACTACATCCTCGACGGCACGGGATCGATGGAACTGGGTACGGACTCCGTGGAACTGAAGCCCGGAGTTACCATCATGATACCTCCTGGCGTCGTTCACAGGGCGTACGGTGATGTCAGATGCCTTGTCGTCGGCGTCCCTGCATGGACGCATGACGACGAGTTCTTCTGCGAAGAGTAA
- a CDS encoding TldD/PmbA family protein, whose protein sequence is MLGRDRALEIVHKAVALSSADQTQAVFQVGESSLTRFANSSIHQNVSERNGGLSVKAALGKRIGFATTNKLDDHSIRETVDKAVIFARHSGENPDFVSLPKPGTLSLVESFDERTAGCSPEERASAVGSLIGEARKRDSSAAGSLKTEYAEVAIASSLGIEAYRADTVASVNTVMTADDGFGYADRVARRIGDFDPVEVGAEAAERSVQSRHPELIEPGEYDVVLLPYATVEFLEFLSYLGFGALAVQEGRSFMNGKFGEKVVGENITIWDDGLDARGIPTGFDPEGVPKQRVDLIVNGVANAVVYDSYTAGKEGKASTGHSSGGIGTYGPMATNMFMQAGDSSVEDMVAATRRGVLVTRFHYTNVIHPTQVLITGMTRDGTFLIENGTITKPLKNMRFTDSVLRVLSNVDMISKDTMRQSWAVVPAIRATGFRFSGATEF, encoded by the coding sequence ATGCTTGGACGTGACAGAGCGTTGGAGATCGTACACAAGGCTGTTGCGCTGTCCAGTGCCGATCAGACGCAGGCGGTGTTCCAAGTCGGTGAGTCGAGCCTGACCCGATTCGCCAACTCGAGCATCCATCAGAATGTTTCCGAACGGAATGGCGGGCTGTCTGTCAAGGCGGCGCTCGGTAAGCGTATCGGGTTTGCTACCACGAACAAGCTTGATGACCACTCGATCCGCGAGACGGTGGACAAGGCAGTGATCTTCGCACGGCACTCCGGAGAGAACCCGGATTTCGTCTCGCTGCCCAAGCCGGGGACGCTCTCGCTGGTCGAGAGCTTCGACGAGCGCACGGCAGGCTGCTCGCCGGAGGAGCGCGCGTCGGCGGTCGGCAGCCTGATCGGCGAGGCGAGAAAGCGTGACAGCTCGGCAGCCGGCTCGCTGAAGACTGAGTACGCGGAGGTCGCGATTGCCAGTTCCCTCGGCATCGAGGCATACAGGGCCGATACTGTGGCCAGTGTGAACACAGTGATGACCGCCGATGACGGATTCGGTTACGCCGACCGGGTGGCCAGGCGCATCGGCGATTTCGACCCTGTCGAGGTGGGCGCAGAGGCCGCTGAGAGAAGTGTTCAGTCCAGACATCCCGAATTGATCGAGCCGGGCGAATACGACGTCGTGTTGCTCCCGTATGCGACCGTCGAGTTTCTCGAGTTTCTGTCCTACCTCGGTTTCGGCGCGCTTGCCGTCCAGGAGGGCCGGAGCTTCATGAACGGCAAGTTCGGGGAGAAAGTCGTCGGTGAGAACATCACCATCTGGGACGACGGTCTCGATGCTCGCGGCATCCCGACTGGATTCGACCCGGAAGGGGTGCCGAAGCAGCGCGTGGACCTGATCGTCAACGGCGTGGCGAATGCCGTCGTCTACGACTCCTATACCGCAGGCAAGGAGGGAAAGGCATCCACGGGCCATTCCTCCGGAGGTATCGGAACGTACGGTCCGATGGCGACGAATATGTTCATGCAGGCCGGGGATTCGTCGGTGGAGGATATGGTCGCGGCGACCAGGCGCGGGGTGCTCGTCACCCGTTTCCACTACACGAACGTGATTCACCCGACGCAGGTGCTCATCACTGGCATGACCCGTGATGGGACGTTCCTCATCGAGAACGGCACGATCACGAAGCCTCTGAAGAACATGCGCTTCACCGATAGCGTGCTCCGCGTTCTGTCGAATGTGGATATGATCTCGAAAGACACCATGCGCCAGTCGTGGGCGGTCGTGCCCGCAATTCGAGCGACGGGATTCCGCTTCAGCGGTGCGACCGAGTTCTAG